CACCTTGCTGGCCTACCTAACCCTCAATATAAAACGTTCCTTCCGCAATGATGGCTGCTGCAAGCTGCTCATCGGTGAAGAACTTGCCCCACTCGTTGAAGGGCAGGTTTGTGGTGATGATCAGTGCCTTGATGCATTCCTGGAGAAGCACTGCACCCGCAGGAATGCCCAGGAGCTGTGCCAGGCGGTCCAATACCTGGTGACCCGCAGGTGCATCAACCCCGACAGTGTACGCGCCTGCGCCGTGAGCAGGGACAGCCATGCCGGCTCGACGCCGCTGTCGCTGGATGTCCTGTATGCCGTGCTGGACGTGCTTTGCGAATACAAGGACGAGCTGGTCGAGCATCTGGGACGGTTCTTCAGGAAGCGGACGACCAGGAAGGACGACGTTGCCTGCTACGATGTGACCACCTACAGCTTCGAGAGCACCAAGTGGGGGGAGCTGAGGCTCTTCGGCTTCTCCAAGGACCACAAGAACAACGAGGTGCAGGTGGTGATGGGGCTGCTGATAGACAACAACGGCATACCCATAGACTATGAATTGTTCCCCGGCAACACGATGGACCAGAACACCCTGCGCGAATCGGTGGGGAGGCTGCGTGCCCTGTACGGCCTGGGGGAGATCACCGTGGTTGCGGACCGGGGGATGAACAGCAGCGACAACCTGCTGTTCCTGACGGGCAACGGGTACCACTTCGTCATCAGCTATACGCTCAAGCGCAGCAGCGCTGAGTTCAGGCAAGCGGTCCTGGGCAGCGAGGTCCCCTGGGAGGTCGAGCGGTACGACCCGCAGACCGGGGAATTGGAGTATGCCTCCAAGGTGCTGCACCAGAAGGTGGCGGCAAAGATCGAGCTGACCGAAGAGGAGCTCAGGCCGATCCTGGAAGAGCGCAAGCAAAAGAGGATGCGCGGGCGCGCGCCCAAGTACAGGACGGCCGAGGTGGATGCCTGCATCCACGTCACCTACTCGGCCAAGCGTGCAAGGAACGACTTCTCCAACCGGATGAGGATCCTTGAGCGCCTTGCGAAGAAACTGGACAATCCCTCCTCCATCCGTGCCGCGATCCGCAAGGGGGGGAACCAATACCTGCAGATCGATCTGGACGGGCAGGAGTTCTCCATAGACGAGGGGCGGGTGACCGAGGCGGCACGCTACGACGGCTATTATGCGGTGGTTACCGACCGCCTGGACCTGGGCACCGAGGAGGTGATGGCGATCTACCGGGGCCAATGGAAGATAGAGGAAAGCTTCAGGGTGCTGAAGACCGACCTCAGGGCCCGGCCGGTGTTCGTGTGGACGGATGAGCACGTCAAGGGCCACTTTGTCATGTGCTACCTTGCCTTGGCCATGATCCGCTACCTCCAATACCTGATGGGGGAGGAAGGCTGGAAGGAAGTCCTTTCCGCCGAGGAGATCATGGATGCACTGAGGAAACCACAGGTGGTCGTGCAGGGATCCTATCCCGATGTCATAGCTACCCCGATCAATGTCAGCCAGGAGTACCTGGACATGGCGAGGCTCCTGAAGATGAAAGAGCTCCGCCAAAACATGACGCTTACACAGTTCCGCTCAGCCACGAAGCTTGACCTGAACAAGAACCTGGGCCGGATTTAGTAGGAGAATTTATTTTCTTGATTTTCCCTTGAAAACCTCATCCACTGACGCCATTCAGCCTTTTGGGCTGATTTTTCTTTCACCAAGTCCGAAAGTCAGGAAAGTCATGAGTATGTCTTTCTCGATAGTTTTATGTTTACGAGACTCCTTGAGCCTGTACACAACGGGCTCTTTATGGTGCTTGTTTTCATATCGGAAGATATTCAGATGGCAAGAAAAGACCTTTACACAAAAGAAACTTTCGTTCAGGAATTGTTTTGCTGATGTTGTTGCCTATACATGCTGGGAGTACATCCATTTTCTCTCTTGAATACCTTGTAGAAATACGGGGCATCGCTGAATCCAACGGCTGAGACTATTTCACCAATCTGTATCTTGGTTGTTGTAAGCAGGTGACATGCGGCTTTCATTCTCTCCTTATGTAAGCACTCAATGAATGTCATGCCAGTATGACGTTTGAACATTTTTCCTAGATATGATGCATTCATCCCGATTTTCTCTGAGACAGTAATAATGGAGAAATCTTTCGATGAGTACTCATTTGTTATAATTTCTTGCATTTCTGTTATCAAGGAGGCTTGATGACTGTTCTTGTTCTGGATGATTAATTTCTCAGCTTGGAGAATGGCAGTTTCAAATTCATCATATAAGGAATCAAGTGTTTCGAAGGAAGATAGATTGAAGAGAAGCGTGTCCAAGTTGATTGTTTTTTCAATACCATTGTTACTTTGAAGTTTGTGGAGTATCTCATCCAAAGCAACGGCAAGCTGCAATAAATTGATCTGGAAGCTCTTATACGAGCCATTGGAAATACTTATAATTAGTTCCCTGAGTTCCAAAAGAGCTGTGTCCATATCAAGTTGCAATATATGTTGTGACATGCGTCTGAGAAGATCTTCTGATATAGTACAATCATTTAGCTCACGTACATCAATCATTTCAGTGGTCACGATACTCCCAGATTCATAAAGACGTCTGTAAGGAAGGGCTTTTTCAAGCTCTTCATATGCTGAGGCCAGATTTAAGAAGTCGCATTCTCCAGAAATGAAAATACTAGAGATGATTCCAAATTTCTCTGTAATGGCTGAGTTTACTTCTTGTAGTGAATTCTGTATGGCTTCGATTTTGGAATCACCATTTACAACCAAAAAGCATTTCTCAGCATCATCGAAAGTAGTTAGGAGTACCTGGAATCTGGACATCAAAGCCGATGCCGTCTCACAAATATTGTGTTTGAGCATATTGCGGTCTTTTACTCTTTCGTAGGCAAATGGTACTTCTGAGCAGTATGCATTAATGAAAAAGACAATAAGAAAGACCGAGGAGCCAGCAATATTCTCTACCCCTATGGTCCGATACATCGTTTGGATCTCTGTCTCTGTCATCGTACTGGGAGGAGGGTTTTCCAAGAACGCTAGAACCTGTCTACGCTTGTTTTCAAACGACAGCTCACGCTTTTCTTTTTCCAGATTTGCCAAGGTTTCTCTGTGTACTCTGTTGATTATGAATATTCGCCTTAAAACCAAAGCTCCAGCAATCAAGCAAACTGCAAATAAGAGAGACAACAGAAGTATGGAATGAGTGTACTCGTTGGTCTGGGTAATCGAGCTCAGATCGTTCTCATCTGCA
This sequence is a window from uncultured Sphaerochaeta sp.. Protein-coding genes within it:
- a CDS encoding ATP-binding protein, producing the protein MAVPAHGAGAYTVGVDAPAGHQVLDRLAQLLGIPAGAVLLQECIKALIITTNLPFNEWGKFFTDEQLAAAIIAEGTFYIEG
- a CDS encoding IS1634 family transposase → MTRRCINPDSVRACAVSRDSHAGSTPLSLDVLYAVLDVLCEYKDELVEHLGRFFRKRTTRKDDVACYDVTTYSFESTKWGELRLFGFSKDHKNNEVQVVMGLLIDNNGIPIDYELFPGNTMDQNTLRESVGRLRALYGLGEITVVADRGMNSSDNLLFLTGNGYHFVISYTLKRSSAEFRQAVLGSEVPWEVERYDPQTGELEYASKVLHQKVAAKIELTEEELRPILEERKQKRMRGRAPKYRTAEVDACIHVTYSAKRARNDFSNRMRILERLAKKLDNPSSIRAAIRKGGNQYLQIDLDGQEFSIDEGRVTEAARYDGYYAVVTDRLDLGTEEVMAIYRGQWKIEESFRVLKTDLRARPVFVWTDEHVKGHFVMCYLALAMIRYLQYLMGEEGWKEVLSAEEIMDALRKPQVVVQGSYPDVIATPINVSQEYLDMARLLKMKELRQNMTLTQFRSATKLDLNKNLGRI
- a CDS encoding helix-turn-helix domain-containing protein, coding for MKSVHPKFSILFILFFISILIVLVVSVYSFLLLFETTTEKQLLSYGKIALDSDVLYIDTITNSVRNVFNSISFDSEISKLLNYESVHPMDLHIGLQRLESYVESNFFIDSIYVYNRNKNMVYVASPNAVEAVYTPAGFYDDNALLHMQHYSSYKNMEPIFRTIDVTYPFESKASFISFMRYNMLKQDEQSNVMMINIRQDILSKLISSVPENNDRLLLITDRKGWHTVVAGNRWNYSDQLIETVILALETKENSFVLEANPRKYIVCFQSVMNSKLSIVLIADENDLSSITQTNEYTHSILLLSLLFAVCLIAGALVLRRIFIINRVHRETLANLEKEKRELSFENKRRQVLAFLENPPPSTMTETEIQTMYRTIGVENIAGSSVFLIVFFINAYCSEVPFAYERVKDRNMLKHNICETASALMSRFQVLLTTFDDAEKCFLVVNGDSKIEAIQNSLQEVNSAITEKFGIISSIFISGECDFLNLASAYEELEKALPYRRLYESGSIVTTEMIDVRELNDCTISEDLLRRMSQHILQLDMDTALLELRELIISISNGSYKSFQINLLQLAVALDEILHKLQSNNGIEKTINLDTLLFNLSSFETLDSLYDEFETAILQAEKLIIQNKNSHQASLITEMQEIITNEYSSKDFSIITVSEKIGMNASYLGKMFKRHTGMTFIECLHKERMKAACHLLTTTKIQIGEIVSAVGFSDAPYFYKVFKRENGCTPSMYRQQHQQNNS